The Brevibacillus choshinensis genome includes the window GCCAATGCCAGATTTGGAGGTTGTGGGAGAACCGCAGAGCATGACAGTACTCGTAAACAAGCAACGGCAGCTGCCTGATAATTATCAACCGACCGATTTGGTATTCCCGAATGTGCCGTATCTGTTGCCAGCGAAAAGTGAAAAACGCCAGATGCGAAAGGAAGCAGCGGAAGCTTTGGAGCGGCTATTCGCGGCAGCAAAAGCAGACGGTGTCTCCCTGGCAGGCGTTTCTGCGTATCGCTCGCATGCCTACCAAAAAGCGCTGTTCAATCGATACGTGCAAAAGGATGGCTTGGAAAAAGCACGGACGTATAGTGCGGTGCCCGGTACGAGTGAGCACGAGACAGGACTCGCGATCGACGTGTCCGGAGCAGATGGGAAATGTGCGGCTACGAGCTGCTTTGCAGGGACAAAAGAGGCAGTTTGGCTCGCCCAGCACGCGCAAGAATACGGCTTTATCATCCGCTACCCAGAAGGTAAAGATGATATCACGGGATACATGTATGAACCGTGGCACCTACGCTATGTTGGAAATGAAGTAGCGCAAGCAATCGGCGAGAAGCAGCTCACGCTGGAAGAGTACTTCGGGGTGGCTGCGGTATCGTCGGATAAAAAATGAGAGAATGACCAAAAAGACAATCCTCGAAATCTACACGATGGAGAGGATTGTCTTTTTTAGACTCGAAAGGAAGGGAAGTGCTACTCATCTAATCACAAATGACAGTATTCCTGCTCCTCCTGACATAAAAAATTCCCTCATTTTGTAAAACTTATCATTATATTATAAAATTTGTCCATAAATCTGAAGAAGAGGGTATGAAGTCGATGATCAATCGTTTGCTTGGGTTTCATATCATGGTTGTTACGTTCAGTCTGACAGATAAGCCGACAGTTGGACCATTAATCTACCAAAACAATCAAGTGATCAAGCAAGAAAGTTTTGCCGTAGAGGAGCTTGAGCAATACCCGGATGTGAAGCAATTTATCGTAGAGCGGGGAGCAGAACAATTCTTAAAAACGGGCAAAGAGACCGATGAGGAATTGTTCAAGCGATATGAGCTCAATCAACAGCTGCCAGAGAAGATCTATAAAGACGGGATGACTGCTGAGATCGAGAGGGAGATCGCAAAGCGGTATGGATTGGAGGCGCCATCTAAACAAGAGGTTAGAAGCATTGAGCAGACGATTGTTGCTGAACGATCTGTCCCTGATCACACCATTACAAATGTACGAATCATTACTTCTATCGCGACTTTTTCGGAATCGAGTAGCACGGACATATTGTTATTGAAGGATTCTTCTGTAGAGAGGGAGCATGATGGAGCTGCCAGAAAATAAGACCCAAAAGAGTTTATCGTAATATTATTATGTAAACAAAAAAGAAAGCGGTTCAAAAAAATCAAACAAAGCGATGTAGCAGACAGCTATGGAGTTTTGGATTCGTACATATGTGGAGCTCTGTAGAGCACCAGATGAGCTGGTAAATCGGGTTTGCTATACTCCCAGATTACTAACAAACGACCTGAATAAAACCAGGTTGTAAGATGATTAATTAGAAGCCGGAAGACTCCTTAAGGCAGGGGAAATTCGGCTTTTTCTATGCATAAATTTAAGTGAATCATTCATGTTCATTTAGGCCTAGAATCATCTTCTAGATGCGAGAAAATACAAATCATTACATGTAATGTCAAATATCACATAATTTTTATAGATTAGAATACTTAGTTTTACTATAATCAAAATTGTGTTTTTATAGGAATAATTTGAATTAGTTTACAAGCAATGGAGAGAAAAATGGGTAAGTAATGTTGTAAGTGGTTTTCAAAAGGGCGGCAATCCTCAAGGTTTTTCTTTTACCCCCACCCAGTGCCGAATGAATCAGGCGACTGAATCCAATTAAGTATAACCCTCATAGTACCAGTGTAAGAAATTCTTCAATTCCTTTGTACGTATAAAAAGCTTGAAAAGTATTACCTAAAAAACCCTAAACCGTTACATTTAACAGGTTGATTATGGTCAGATATCACCATGATTAATCTGTTTTGTTATCTTCGTTTTCTTACTCTTTGCACGGTTTATTTCAAAGGATACGTATAAGGAGCAGGGTTTGCTCCAGGTAATGGAACCATTTAAGCCCAAGACTTGGCAAAGATTCTACAAGAAGAACAACTTAGTGACTATTACACTACCATGTACAGTCTTGGGCGGAGTTGTAAACAAAGTTCTTTTATTGTTACTTTATGCATCTAGAACTTTTTTACGAAAAATCAGGTATAATGAAAGTATGCTTGCTTATGCGAGGTGATTGTGTGAAAACCAATGCGAAAAAATACATTTTTTTCCAAAGAGTCATTCGTGCCTTTCGACTAAATTTCATCAAATTATTTCGTTCTCCCGGTGGGGCTAAAAAGGTTTCGTTAGGATTTGCCATCGGATTTGGATTAGAGATGATTGTGATTTCAACCGCGTCCCTGATTTATTTGCTGTTTTATCCAATCGTTCGATTATTTCGTGGCTCGCTTCCGGCTGCCATTATCGGAAATGTGATTGGAAAGTTAACTTTTTTACCTGTTCTTCTTTTACCAGTGGCTCACAGACTCGGCAGAATCATCTACCCCGTCAAAATCGAGGGAGCAAGAATGCCCCATCATGCGTTCAAAGCGCTGTTGTCTGGGAATTTTCAGGTGCTTACCGATATCCTTTATGGGGGACTGCACGTTTTAATCGGTATGTCGATAATTGGTGCATGCCTGGGTGTTGTTTCTTATTTTGTTATTTACAAACTGTATGAAAAGCAGAGAGAGCTTCGTCTCGTTAAAAGACATCAACGAAAAAACAATGCAAGGCTCGAAAACTCTCTAGGCTGATGGCCAAGGCGAGGGTGGTGTTACCAATTCACCGCAACGCGCAACAGCCTTCCCACAGAGGCTCCAAGTCAAGCTGCCGGGCCTACGAGATGCTAGAGGCGGTTTTACTAGATTACACAAATTTCTTGATAGAAACCCCAAACTCGTTTGGGGTTTCATTTTTTATATAGCGTATTAGAGAATAGGCACTGATTTAGAAGTATGATTAGACAATTTTAAGAAGTAATACCATCGTATTGGAGGTAATAAACATAAAACTCTAAGCAAGGAAAATTACGCATAACAACAGTTATATGAAGTTTTTACGATTGTTTCCACATGCGGTGCATGTGGAGAGTTTGTTCACTGTTGGTGCAGAAGGACATTTAAATCGGAGGTGTATTGGCGGAATAATAAAAAGGGGCATGTCCCCGACCCCTTTAAGCTTGCTAAAGCGTGTCAAAACGAATGTATGATAGAGAAAGGCATAAATAAAAAGACGTTTTGCTTATGTTGAGATTTTATTACACGACAGGTCTTATGAGATGTAAGGTTATTCCGATGTTGGTAACTATTCAGAAGAAAATTGAGAAACGCTAGGTTACTTGTATTTAGTATGATCTATGTGTTAGTTATTGTATTATGGGTAATAGTATGACTGTCTCAATAGGTATTTATAATATAGAACATAGGAGGATTGAATGTCCTGGAGCAAATTGAAGCAACATCTGGAGAGTTTTCTCTGTCCTGCGTTATATGGAAGGGTTGAATACCGTGCAACCGGCTATCGTTATTTGCCAGATAAAGCAGGACTTTGTTATATTGCGGTAGATAAAAAGAATGTACTCAATATGAGTGATAAATCTACCTTAATCAAATGGTATCAGACGGAGCTGGAAATTAAGAATGATTCAGATATCCAAATTCCTATCAGCGATGAAGAAATTGAAGCTGTCAGAAAAGATACCAAGGGAATAGTTCCGGAGGATCGTCTAAAAGTAATTGCAAGAAGTAGAAGAATATCAGAATATGCAAAGGAGCTTTTGTTAGCGCAGGTATCATTAAGTAAATCAAATTTTAGCGGTGTAGCTAATAAATTTTTATCCATTTCTATAGAGGAAAGCATGGAGAGCAATGATATATTATTGAATATTCTAGCCTTGGTGGACAGACGAGTTGGAAAAAAGCGAATTTTAAACATGGCCGAGAAAATGAAGTTAAAGCATCCAATTGTGCAGTATTTTTATGAACTACGTCTTAGTACCTTATGAAAACAAATAACTGATTCACATCCAATCGAGAGCCCTGCAAAACGAATACAGTATCTGTAAAATGACATCCAGTGCTTGATGGTACTGGGTTTGTTGTATTATGGAAGAAAAGTAAATTGAGATGAGTCTGTTGTTGTATGCTGGTAAATAAATAACTGCATGATTCCATGTGGAATTATATATCTACATATCATGTAATCTACTCCTCACATTATTTTGTGCTGTGCTTTTCCCACAGAGCAGGGAAGGGGCCAAAAGTAACTACTCGTTAGCTTTACGGAACGCATGTTTCAACTTCTCATTATCAACGTGCGTATAGATCATTGAGGTTTGAATGTTTTTATGGCGCATCGCCCTCTGTGTAAGAACAGGATCGGCTCCATTTTCAATGTGGACTCGGGTTCCGAATGAGTGTCGTAATTTATGTACTGTAAGGTTGGGTTTTCCGAAGGCAATAGCAAATTTTTCAACCATTTTTTGTATGGAGATCTTTCGAAATGCCTCAGCCTTACCTGTGCGAGTTGATCCAGAAACAAAAAGAGATTTTACTTTCTTATTAACCTAATATCGATCAGTTCGTATGTCGAGGTATGCTTGTAAATGTTCTTTGGCCAGTGGACCAAAAGGGAGGGTATCCTTCTGATTTCCTTTCCCTAATACGTCAATGACACCATTTCTCATGTTTAGATCATCAAGCTCCAGGTTTGCAAGTTCCATAGTTCGCAATCCTGTAGCAAGCGCTAAAGATATGATTGCACGATCCCTTTCTCGGTTTTTTATGTGATAGTTAATACTCCGTGTATTCCCCGTTATCACAGAGAGGTATCCTTCATTGATAAAATCCAGAAACTCCTTCATTTCATTGTGTTCATCATCTTATTTAATGAGAATTTTTCCAGCGATGCGCTGAGCTTTCGAGTCCATCGTTTCGTCTTCTTTTTTTACCTTTAATTTCGTGAAAACATTTCGCACTTGAATCTAATTGCTAGAACCAACCGCATGCGAATTCAACTGAGTAGCCAGGAGGAAGAAAGCTAAGCCCGCTCTAAGACAAAACCGTGACAGTCTAGCATCCAACAAAAAGCAGAAACCTCCAGCCAGTTAGGCAGATGCCAAGAAATCAGCCCGAATTTTGCATTAATAAATACATACTAATTTTAGCCACGTAGAAATGTATCTTTCTACTAAGGTTTGACGTAATCTTTAAGGGCTCTTTTTTTTGAAAGATAGCATCAAAATCAAGTAATGGCTAATAGGGTGAATGTTCACAAACTATAATAGAGGATGCAAAGAGGCTCATGAATGATATACTAGTTTCTTTACAGAGTATTCCTGTTATCATGTAAGTCGTGCATTTTGTCAACATCAGGAGGAAATCGCATTGGTCTTCAGTTCTGTCAGCTTTTTGTTTTTCTTTTTGCCGCTTGTCCTAACCCTCTATTTTGCGGTTCCTTTCAAATACAAAAATACGATTCTATTAATTTTCAGTCTCCTTTTCTATGCCTGGGGTGAGCCGAGGTACATTGTTCTGATGATCATATCCATTATCATGAACTACGGGTTTGGGATATGGATCGATCAGACGGAAAATCATACAAAAAAGAGAACCACGATATTATCGTTGGCGATCGTTGTCAATATCGGACTTCTGGGCTTCTTTAAGTATGCGAACTTCTTTGTAGATGTTGTGAACCAAGCGCTGCAAACGAATATTCATGTTACACATGTACCGCTGCCGCTAGGTATTTCTTTTTATACGTTTCATGCACTTAGTTATTTAATCGATGTCTACCGGAAAACAGAAAGAGCGCAACGAAAGCTTTTCAATTTGTCCCTCTACATCACCTTCTTCCCGCAGCTTGTAGCAGGTCCAATCATTCGCTACAATTCTGTCGCCGAGCAGCTCAGCAAACGTGTATTCTCTTCCATACAATTCGCAGAGGGAATTAAACGATTTATATTGGGGTTGTCGAAAAAAGTACTCTTGGCCAATCCCCTTGGCTTCGTAGCGGACACCGTGTTCGCCACGCCTGTCATGGACCTTTCATCCGGAAGCGCCTGGATTGGAATTATCGCTTATACGTTGCAGATCTATTATGATTTTTCGGGTTACAGTGATATGGCGATCGGGCTGGGGAAAATGTTTGGCTTCGAGTTCGCCGAGAATTTTAACTATCCGTATATTTCCAAAAGTGTTTCCGAGTTCTGGAGACGCTGGCACATTTCTCTTGGCAGTTGGTTCAGGGACTATGTATATATCCCGCTCGGCGGAAGCAAAGTGGCACCATGGAAAATGTATCGCAACTTATTGATCGTGTGGGGGCTGACAGGATTCTGGCACGGAGCAAGTTGGACGTTTATTGCTTGGGGGATCTACTACGGCATCCTGATCGCTCTGGAAAAAGCCGGTCTCGAGAAGATCATGTCCAGAATTTATCCGCTAAACCATGTTGTGGTGCTGATGCTTGTCATGATCGGATGGGTATTCTTCCGTGCCGACAACTTTGGGTATGCAGCAGATTTCATCCTGGCCATGTTTCATTCCCGTGGTAACGACATATTCGATTCCCAAGCTCTCGCGTTGTTATCGATCAATTGGATTCCATTTGCCATAGGCATAATGGTTGCCGTACCTATTTTTCCCAAGCTACAAAAATGGCAATTCAGCAAGCCGATCACAAACGTGCAAACCGTTTTTGCCTTGCTGATTCACTGCTTCCTGTTTGCGGAAGTGATCTTATATCTGATCAATTCTACCTATAACCCTTTCTTGTATTTTCGATTCTAGCTTTTCAAGAGGAGTACCGAAATGAGTAAATCTATTTCCATCGCATATATGGTCGCCTTTCTCACCATTATTTTTGTGTTTGCCATTGGCAGCGCCCTTTTACCAGAAAAGGACGTCTCTGCCGTCGAGAACAGGTCGATGAGCAAGCTGCCAGATGTCAGCGTCCAGACTGTGACGACATCTCGTTTCTACGAAGACATGAATCAGTATTTCAACGATCAGATCGTGTTTCGCAACGAAATGGTGAGCCTCTATCAAAGACAGCAAAATTCCAGCCTGTTTAACTCGATGCTGTTGGAAAACCTACTTCACGATAAAGCCGAGCACAAACCCGAAGACGGAACGGTTGTAAACGACTCGCGCATCGTGTCCAATCTGGTGTTGATCAACAACAAATGGATTTTGCCGGTTCCAGATACTGTCGTGCATACCAGCGAAATAGACGCAGCAACGGCAAAATTAAACGAAGCGGTCGCATTCGCCAACGAGCAAAAAACAGAAACGTTTTTCGTTTTGAATCCGTCGCGGACGCTATCGCTGATGCATTTGTATCCGCCTTACTTGCAAACCGACGCTTACGCCAAATCGAGAGACTATTTCTTGTCCAAGCTCGACAAAAACATAAACGTCGTGGATATCAGAAGCAAGTTTGATACCTTTACGAATGCGCAGTTGGAAGAACTTTACCTGGAAACCGACCATCATTGGAATATCAAAGGCGCGTTTACGGCTTATCAAGAGGTGATACGCCAACTCTCAAACAAGTCGACCCAATTCAAAGGAGAGCCCATGTCTTTGGGTGAGATTCGCGAGTCTGAATTAACGGATGGCAGGTTTGAAGGCAGCTATAACAGGCAAATAAATGTTGCCATCGATCCCGAAAAAGCCGATCGAACAATGATTTACGAACCGATCGTGCCGTTCACTTTTACACATTTTGAAGTGATTAATACAGATGGAAAACAGACCGTTCGAGACTATAGCGATTTTTATGGATACAAAATAGGGCAAAACCAGGTTTCATATGGCACACTCTTTGGCGGAGACAGACGAAAAATCGTGTATGAAAACGAGAATGCAGGTAACCAATTGAATGTCCTGTTGCTGAAAGATTCATTCATGAATCCGCTCACACCTTTTTTCGCGCAACATTTTAACAAACTGACGGTTTACGACAATCGTTACTACTCGGAGTTCAGCTTGAAAAAGATTTTATCAAGCGAGCATTATGACATTCTGATTATCGCTTTGCATGATGATAACCTTTATAGTCAAAATTATGTTTTTGAAAAACGTGATGGCAGGTAGGGGAGGTATTATAGGCGGAAGCTGGCAGTCGGATGCGAGTCAGAATATCGTGGATAAAGAGATAAGGAAAAAATGGTTTCCCTACGTAAAAGAAGTGACCTTTTTACCTATCCAGACGTTGACGAAACTTCCATCTCCAAACCATCTGGTCCATTACGACTCCAATCAAAAAGAATGACCCCACATGCAAGACATAAGCAGGAAATCGAACGCTGATCACAGCACTATCTATAGCAAACTTAGCACTCTCATAATCAAAAATCGAATGACGAATAGGTTCGAGATAAGCGATCGCATTCAAGAAAGGATTCAAACTGATCAGAAGAATATTAGCGCCGTCGTTTCCGACATAGTTGTTCACACAGATCAACATGCTAACCACAACCAGCCAAAAACGAAATGATTTCCATCGCTTCAATGCCTTCCCCTCGATCCATTTTGCTTTTAAAATAGGATATCGTATTACGTCTCCACAATAAACAATTACGCGGAAAAAGCCCGATATCCTGCTCATGCAGAATCGGGCTTCTTTCTTGTCATTCGAACAAAACGCTCGCAACCTCTTATTTCCTCCCCAAAAACTTATCCAAATACTGAATAACCGCCTCACGATTACCAGCAACTGATGACTCGCGCACTTGATCCTTTTCCAGCTTGTCGAGTGCCTGCTCCAAAATCTGCTCTTCCTTCGACTGCGGCACAACAACCACACCATCTGCGTCGGCCACAATGATATCTCCTGGTTGAATGCTGACACCTCCGCAAGAGATCGGGACGTTTACTTCTCCCCAGCCAGCCTTGCCACTCGCAGCGACCGTCGTTCCTTTGCAAAAGACAGGGAAATCCAGCTTCTTGATCCCCACGATGTCACGAATGACACCATCTACTACAATGCCTTTGATGCCCATGGTTTGCGCGAGGCCCACAACAAAATCTCCCGCGATCGCACGGTAGGTGTCGCCCTTGGCATCGATGACGAGAATATCGCCTGGTTGTGCATCCCGAATGGCTTGCAATACGGACAGATTGTCACCAACGGGCATTTTAACAGTGAATGCTCTTCCCGCAATATGATATTCCTCTTTGAGTGGTTTGATGGCTGGATCGAGGTTATTCAGGCCTTGCATCGTATCGGAAATGCATGTGGTGGGAACGGTTTGGAACTTTTCTACGACAGTGGACATGGGTGAACCTCCTTCAGTCTGGAAAAAGCCAATGATAGAGCAAGTATACAGCCAGCTGGAAAATTGGAAAAATACAAAAAAGGAATCGTTCGCCATAACAAAATGTGCATATAGCCTCTGATTCATAAAGCCAGCCATCAAACGATAACGAAAAGTTATCAACCCTCATTCAAAACCGCTATTTTATTTCCTTCCCAAACTACCGTACATTTTTACCAAACAACACTTGCAAACATGGAAAGGGATGGACGAGATGGCAACCTATAAAATCGGCGTACTAAACGGAGACGGAATCGGCCCGGAGATTGTAAAAGCGAGCGTAGAGGTCATTGCAGCAGTAGCCGAATATGCAGGTACAACGACGATAGATTTCGTACCACTGCCTATGGGGTGGGAAGGGATCGAGACGCATGGAGAGCCGATACCTGACTTGACCAAAGAAACATTGCGAGGGTGCCATGGCTGGATCATGGGACCACACGACTCCTCGTCGTATCCACCCGAACACAAAGAAAAGCGCAATCCGAGTGGAGAGCTGCGTCATCACTTTGACCTGTATGCAAACATTCGCCCTAGCAAGACAATCTCTGGAATCAAAAGCGTGGTAGGGGAAGCGGACTTGGTCATTTTTCGGGAGAATACAGAGGGGTTTTACCCTGACCGAAACATGCATGCAGGTCTAGGAGAGTACATGATTACGCCAGATATCGCGGTCGTAAATGGAGTCTTTACACGAAAGGCTTCCGAGAGAATTGCCCATGCTGCGTTTCGCATGGCGATGCAACGTAAGCGCAAAGTGACGATTGTCCATAAAGCGAATGTCATCAGACTGGGGTATGGATTGTTTCTCGATACCTGTCGTGAGGTGGCAAAACAATACCCTGAAGTAAAAGTAGAGGACTACCACATTGATGCAATGGCTGCCCATCTCGTGCGAAGAGCGAAAGAATTTGATGTGATCGTGACGACGAATATGTTTGGAGATATTTTATCTGACTTGGCTGGTGAACTGGTAGGCAGTCTGGGATTGGCGCCATCTATTAATACGAATGACCAGCAGGCGATGGCCCAGGCCGCCCATGGTTCGGCACCTGATATCGCTGGGAAAAACATCGCGAATCCCGTAGGGGAAATGCTCTCGACTGTGATGCTCCTCGATTGGCTCTCTGCGCGTCACCAAGATCAGAATTTGTACCGCGTCGCACGCCTTGCGGAACAGGCGATTATGGAGACAATGGAAGCAGGGATTTGCACGCGTGATTTGGGTGGAACAGCATCCACCACAGAATTCACAGCGGCGATTATCGAGCGGATCGCTTCAGGAGGGAAATAAATGGCGACATCTCCTACCCGCATTGGTCTGATTCATGCGACGATGAATTCAGTGCAGCCCATCCATGACGCTTTTCGGGCTCAAGCACCACACGTGATACTGCTAAACTTTATGGACGAAGGATTGATCTTTGAGTTAAATGAAACAGGTGTCATTACAACAGCGATGATTCGACGACTCGTTGCGCTCATTGCGCGAGCCGAAGAAAGTGGAGTGGATGGAATTTTACTAACTTGCTCTTCGTTTTCTCCGTACGTGCCTCAAATTAGAAGCCTGTTCTCTACACCGGTAATGAGTGCCGACACGAGTATGTTGGAGTACGCGGTGAGTACCGCTCAGCGTATCGGGGTAATCGCGACGGTAGGAACAGCAGGGCCAATCACTACCCAGCAGCTACAAGAGATCGCTGTCGAGCAGGGCAAGACTGTCGAAGTTCAGACGGAGGTAATCACCGAAGCGTTTGTCGCTCTGCAAAATGGCGAGAGGGCCCAGCATGACGAGCTAATCCACCAAAAGATTCGGGAGCTTTCGGTCACCAACGAAGTGATATTGTTGGCACAAATGTCGATGGCACGCGCATTGCTGAGTTTAGCGGAACCGCCGTCAACGCCAGTTCTCACTAGCCCGGAAATTAGTATCCGTACGATCTTGCATTTACTAGAAAGCAAACGCGTTGCGCGAAGCTGATGGGTATCGACGTCTCATCACTATTGGGATAACGTTCATATATAGCATTCGGTATTTAAATGATTGTGATAAATTTCTGTTCCTATCAGAATTTTACTAGAATAATAAGATACAAATAGAGAGATAACTAGGTGATCACGAATGATTCTTCGCAATGTGCTCTTCATTACTTTTGGCTTCCAGATCATGATCTTCGCAACCAGACCGATGATGACGCTATACGCTGCCGATATGGGGGCAGACACGTTTCTCATTGGGATTCTCGCAGCGACCTTTGCCTTTTTTCCTTTGCTGTTTGCGATTCACGCGGGTAAAATTGCCGATTGCTTCGGGGATCGGATGCCTCTTTTCCTGTCGAACATCGGTTGTGCAGTCGGTTTAACCCTTCCTTTTTTATTCCCAACGCTGTGGTCACTCTTTGTCTCTCAAGCGATCGTCGGAGTCTCTCACGTTTTCATCAATGTCTGCATGCAAAATGTATTGGGAAAAGCAGCGACCAAAGAAAATCGCGACCATTACTTCAGTGTCTTCAGTACGGTTGTAGCTTTTGCGAGCTTTATCGGGCCTGTCCTCGGTGGATATTTAGCGGAGCAAGTCTCCTATGCTTCTGTATTTATGGTGTCTGAAGCAATCAGTGTCATTCCGATTGGGTTTTCCTTGTTGATCCCGGCAATGGTCGGACAAAAGAAGGAAAAGGCTCCTGAGGATGCGGGGAATTCTTTTACGCTACTGAAAATTCCGTTGTTACGTAAGGCTTTGGCCACCAGCGCATTGGTTCTGTATTCCCGAGACATTTATGTGGCCTACTTTCCGTTGTACGCCAGCCATCTGGGGATCTCAGACTCCAGTATTGGGTGGATCATTGCCATCCAAGGGCTGGCGATGGTTCCTGTCCGTTTGTTTTTAGCCAAGCTGGCGGAGGTAGCAGGCAGAGACAAGGTCCTTCTCTTCTCCATTCTAACTGCTGGCATCTCGTTCTTGCTGATTCCTTTTGTGAGTAACGTAGTGTTGTTGCTCATTCTGAGTGCCATCATGGGAGTGGGACTGGGGTGCGGACAACCTTTGTCATTGACGACTACCTACAATGCTTCGCCGAAGACCCGCACAGGGGAAGTACTAGGTCTGCGGCTGGCATCCAACCGACTTTCGCAATTGGTTGCGCCATTATTCTTTGGAGTCATCGGAAGCTGGGGTGGGCTGGTAGCCGTGTTTTACATTAGCGGAGCGTTTTTGTTGGGGGGAGCCTTCTTGACGAAAGAAAAGACTCTTCCTGCTGAAGTAAAAGGTTCAATAGGAAACTGACCCCCAACGATTGATAACGCCATTACATCGGCTCCGGATAAGGAAACAAATCGACGACTCGAATGCTTTGGCCACTTTCGTTTGTAAACACGACATGTTCTCGGCTTAAATGGCAGGGACTATCTATACCGCAGGCAGCGGCTAATGAAAACAAGCCTTCCCTCAGTTGAAGGATATAGTTCATCACACGCCACTGCTTTTCTTCAGGCGCTAGTGCTTCTTGATACTTGGAATCAGTAGTCGTGATACCAGTAGGGCACTTACCAGTGTGGCACTGCATGGCCATGATACAGCCATTGGCCATCATGAAGCCTCGTGCGGAATTGACGCAGTCTGCTCCCAGTGCAAGAGCGATTGCTACTTTGTCAGGCGTAATAAGTTTACCGGAAGCGAAAATTTTAAAACGATCGCGCACGCCAAATTTTCTTGCCGTATCGTCTAGGATCAGAAGCGCGGCAAACAGCGGTAGACCCATACCGTCAGCCATCGCCTTGAAAGTTGCACCAGAACCACCCTCAGAACCGTCGACGGTAATGAAGTCTGGGTAGATATCCAAATCTAGCATCGACTGAAAAAACGGCTCGAGTCGCTTCGGATCGCCGACCACAATTTTTACACCAACGGGCTTGCCGCCTTCTTCCTGCAAGGTACCGATAAAACGAAGTGCTTCCTGTGGATTGGTTAGAAACTCAAAACGGTTTGGGGAGTTCACCGTTTTTCCTACAGGAACGAGGCGAGCGGCTGCGACTTTTTCTGTTACCTTGGAGCCTTCAAGATGACCCCCTCG containing:
- a CDS encoding isocitrate/isopropylmalate dehydrogenase family protein, which gives rise to MATYKIGVLNGDGIGPEIVKASVEVIAAVAEYAGTTTIDFVPLPMGWEGIETHGEPIPDLTKETLRGCHGWIMGPHDSSSYPPEHKEKRNPSGELRHHFDLYANIRPSKTISGIKSVVGEADLVIFRENTEGFYPDRNMHAGLGEYMITPDIAVVNGVFTRKASERIAHAAFRMAMQRKRKVTIVHKANVIRLGYGLFLDTCREVAKQYPEVKVEDYHIDAMAAHLVRRAKEFDVIVTTNMFGDILSDLAGELVGSLGLAPSINTNDQQAMAQAAHGSAPDIAGKNIANPVGEMLSTVMLLDWLSARHQDQNLYRVARLAEQAIMETMEAGICTRDLGGTASTTEFTAAIIERIASGGK
- a CDS encoding aspartate/glutamate racemase family protein translates to MATSPTRIGLIHATMNSVQPIHDAFRAQAPHVILLNFMDEGLIFELNETGVITTAMIRRLVALIARAEESGVDGILLTCSSFSPYVPQIRSLFSTPVMSADTSMLEYAVSTAQRIGVIATVGTAGPITTQQLQEIAVEQGKTVEVQTEVITEAFVALQNGERAQHDELIHQKIRELSVTNEVILLAQMSMARALLSLAEPPSTPVLTSPEISIRTILHLLESKRVARS
- a CDS encoding MFS transporter, with translation MILRNVLFITFGFQIMIFATRPMMTLYAADMGADTFLIGILAATFAFFPLLFAIHAGKIADCFGDRMPLFLSNIGCAVGLTLPFLFPTLWSLFVSQAIVGVSHVFINVCMQNVLGKAATKENRDHYFSVFSTVVAFASFIGPVLGGYLAEQVSYASVFMVSEAISVIPIGFSLLIPAMVGQKKEKAPEDAGNSFTLLKIPLLRKALATSALVLYSRDIYVAYFPLYASHLGISDSSIGWIIAIQGLAMVPVRLFLAKLAEVAGRDKVLLFSILTAGISFLLIPFVSNVVLLLILSAIMGVGLGCGQPLSLTTTYNASPKTRTGEVLGLRLASNRLSQLVAPLFFGVIGSWGGLVAVFYISGAFLLGGAFLTKEKTLPAEVKGSIGN